A window of Quercus robur chromosome 12, dhQueRobu3.1, whole genome shotgun sequence genomic DNA:
GAATAGAATTTGAGAAGATGCGGATAAGGTAAGAAAGGTCCTTTTATACGGTTGGTTGTAGTTTACGACGACAAAAAGGATGACATATATCATGCCGTTTAATTTCAACAACGTGAAGTGTGCGATGTTAAAGGACAACTGAGAAAGAAACGGTGGAAGGTGCTACGTCGTTTACAGAaaagaatgccaaaaaaaaaaaagagataccCTTGTAAAATGTACTTGGTTGGTATCCACTTATGTGGTATGAGAGGATGTTACAAATATCCATCACATAAGATTTCGTTAATTATGAATGATACTGATAGGTGGGTTTTGAAATAGGATATAATCtatttaccatatatatataacttatgtTCCAAATTAAGTGGATTACACAACACATATATTTCCCTTCTGTATCCCTATCCCAACATGTCCAATGCATTAATGCACTAGACACAAGTCATGTCCCTTTCCCAAGTTCAGAGAGGAAGTACTTTGATTGATCACAGGCACAGCTAAATCAGCTTTCATTGCCTCATATCCATCCTGAGCTTGAAAAACCTACATGGTTACAagatgacttttttttaaaataagacgatatgacttttattttattttaaataagaCAATATGACATTAACTGTTATTAATTTAACAACACGGTTGGATCAAGAAATAAATCTTTATTACTCTGTCTTAGCATTACAATTGAGAAACTGAATGAGAATGATCTTGAACTCTTCTAactataaatgtttttttttttaaatcaaaaattCCAGGGGTGGACACGAAGAATATGAGATGTAATCAATCTGATCACCATTACCAACTACATTAATTTTAacagtgagaaaaaaaattttaaaaaaagggaCATGACAAAGTTTCCCATTGGTGATGAAACGATTCAGACTCCCATTCTTCTTAGCTTGGTTCTGGTGGCACTGATTTCAAACTTCGCATCCACTCACAGAAGCTAGGATcgtcaaagtgaagaaaattGCTTTTCAGCTTCATTCGCTGTTCTGTTGTCAGACTACGAAGCTGGGGAAATCTCGCTTCCTGCAACAGTATGCATCACCCAAAagttgattatcaaaaaaaaaaaaaaggcattacCCAAAAGTTGGATCAAGTATGACAGTTGATGTAAAACCCTGAACTGACAACTCAATATGCTGCACAATTAACTAGTTGGAATCATGATATAAGAAACATTCTATCTCTCTCGCACAGCCCTCACCTGCTCGTATGGAGGATCCTTATGGGCAGGTATGAGTCGAGAAACAAAATACCGAGCCTGAGAGCTCCCCTCCTGTTTCAGGGGAAAAAATTTCCAAACTATTagattcattttaaattttgggcaCCAGATGGAATAGAAAAGGAATACAAGGCAGACCAAAAAATATAGCATGAACTATAAGGGAACAAACCTTGAAAGCAAGGATACGAGGAGCAGGAAATCGCAATTCAGTTATCTCTTCAGCCAATGTTCTGCAAGCTGCCAGAGCAGATGCACTTCTTCCTTCGTCAGCAGCAAGTTCAGCACCCTGAATCAACCAACAAGTGGAACTGTTCAACCAAAAAATACTGAAGAAAAGATGAAATTTCACAATGAAAATAGTAAATGGGGAAAGGCTCAACCAATACAAACAAAGAAATTTCTCGAGGCTGTAGTGGTGTTAATGAAAATGAAACAGATATATATACAGCCTGAATAACACAGTTTCCTCCATGAATGTCATCATAAACATAATAGATGGATCAAGGAGCAAGCACACTTTTACATGTGATACTACTACTACATAGCCTAAATTGCGCAGGATcgatttcattttcctttccaAGTCAAATAAAAACAGTAAACTACAAAGCAGTCTACCTCCAGGCCCCAATccaataagaaaattcaaaagtaacaATTCAGAGATGAACATTTACGgaggcaaagagagagagacacagacAGACAGAAAACGGGGGTGGGGGGACTTCAACAACATAggacatataaaaaaaaagatctgaAGCATCATGATCCAAATTAAAGATGCCACAGTAAAATAGCAGGAAGATGAGTTAAGTGACATACCAACCAAATGAAGACGTCTGTGCCATGGTCAAGAACAACTGCTGCATCTGACTGCATAGCAAGGTCATGAGCGGGCAGCTCTTCAAAAGTTCCCTTTTCCCGGTGCATTAGACAACGAGGCGCTACCATACGAAGTGAAAGGTCAAATGAtgcattcaaaaacaaataccgCAATACAGACCTCTCATCTTCATGACCAATAATACTTCCCAAAAGTGGGCCCCTTCTGAGATGGAATAAGAGCTCTGGTAATAAAGAGAGCTCTTTGGGGAACCGATAAAGCTTTGACTTTGGTATTTGGGACCCAAATTTTAAAGCAATGTCTTTAACTCTTTCATCTATTGTTGTTCGCATATCAACTGCATCAGAAGAGTTTTTGGCTCGCAAGAGGGTCCTCTTGGCAATAAGAACTGCTGCCACTTCATCTTGAACACTCTCAAGATATGCTGAAACACTATCCACAGTAGGCAATCTAACAGTAATTACTCTGGATATATCAGCTTGAAACATATTTGAAAACTGAACTGCAAACTGAAAAAATACATAATCCCTCTTAATATCTCTTTTAGTTTCCATGGAGACTGAGAAGCTCTGCGTTTCTTCAACACTAAGCATCTGAATATATAGAGAAGAGTCATTCGTATAAGTTTCATGAGTATCTAAATGAGCCTCTTCACCAGGACCCACAACTTGAGTTATAAGAATATCATCAGAACACCGTATTTCCAACAAACCATGGGAACCTACTGCCCTGCTAGATGCCCTTTGTAAGTTTACGCCAAAGGCTTCTCCAAAGTCATCATGAAGAACCAAAACTCCCCCAGAAGCTTTTGCAAGAGGCTGCAACACAGGAACTCTAACAGGGCATGTTCCAGCACACAGAATGTCAACCACTGTATTGTGTCGATGAGCCTCCTGACCTAGTTGCTCCATCCATTTCAATGCCATCTTTTCCATATGAGGATAATTTGGGTGACTAAATGAATGAGGAACAGATCCAGGGCCATAAGTATTAGGTCCACCAGCGCACACAATAATCCTGCTATTTCCACCTGACCTCTTAACTACCCCTCGAGACAATTCTGCTGATGGCCCTTGAATTATTGCAAGAGCAACCTCAACTGCTGTACCCAAGCACCGGTCTCTAGAAGCTTCTGGAAAGTTCAATTTGTATGGTCTCATTGATGAGAATACGGCGTGTGCTACAGGTAGTGAAGCATGCATTTGTGACAAGTATATGCCACTTCCATAAATCAATGCTTTCAGTTGCTCCTGAGTTGGTGATTTGTCACCAGGAAGAACATCAGCAGATGCAACCGACTCCTCCGAAAAATCATACACTGATACTGTACGGCCATAGGAAACAATTCCTAATTTTGTTGACGGGTGAAGTGAATCGACAAATGCATGTAGGGAGCTCTGTAAGTGCTGAAGGTGCGGTTCATCTAAGCACTCATCTATGACAAGAACAATAGGTGCAGACATTCTTGAATCGGAAACTGGAATAAAACCAGGTCTATTGTTACTAGTTTGAATATAGTCAACCATAGGTGATGACAGTTCTGGAAAGGTACGAAGAAGTTCCTTGTTGGGAGCTATATATTCACCCTGGCTTCCATTCAGTTCATGGCATATTACACACTGCCACTGGCCTGAGCCAATTAATATTTTGCAGTAGAAATTTACATAGGCTCCACAACTTTGGCAGCGATGGGGATCATGTTGTATTACTTGAGGACCTGATGAAATCTCCCTGCCAGGAGAAACAAGTGCCCCAAAACCTAAACTAGGTACGTTTGCTAGCTTCTTTTGCTTCAATACctatttgacaaaatttttggGAGAGgcaattcaaataaattataaacaaatgtggcagaaaaagaaaattattccAAACATACATAATGTTAAAAGCACCGAAAGATATCTACTTGAGTTAAAAAGACAATAAATTAAGAAGCAAGTACACTTCAAATCCCCTGGTGTGTTCATGTCCTGCACGGCAGGGACACTTTTGCATGTGTGTCCTCAATatgttgagagaaaaaaaaaaaaaaaaaaaatttattgaaatgaaaaattgctTTAAGTATAGATatgtttttaaagattttgatagttgttatatattttgaaaactaataaataaacatgATACATGcctataaattaataaaattgactatatatatatatatgcatattaaTTCACTAATTTACTATAGTATTTCCACTGTGTCTTGCctaaatttttcaagaattgcCATGTCGATGTCTCTCATGTTGTGTTTGTGTCCatgcttcatttttattttttattgttgggggtgggggggggggggggggggggggtggtgtgtGGTGTGAATGAAACCATAGAAGTAGTTACCAggtgaaagaaattaaattcacaAATAAGGTTCCATTATAGACACCAAAAATAGATACTAAGCAGAAAGAAACAGTTCCTCATGAAAATTGATGCCTTGGTTTTTGAAGCAGAGAGAACAAGATAGATGATACCTTATGAGCTGAAAATAGAACATATGCTGAAGCCCCAGCTGGCGTCAAGTCCAGTGTATCATCAGAAACTTGTTGCTGCAACTCAACTGATCCATTTGAAAATTGGGGAGGTGAAGATGTTGGCAATGACGAGGCTGAAGAGAATGCAACTGGCTGAGGAGATGCAGGTGAAGAGCGGAAAGGCACAGCAGCAGGACGGACAGGCGAAGTGAAGACAGGGGGTCCAGGGGGAGTGCTTAAGTGAGGAATGGGACTTCCCATTTTGACACCATTGGACGGAGATGGTACATTTGGGCTTTTTATTGAAGACGAAGGAATCTGATCTTGTTGTAACTTTGGTGGAGGAAATCTGGGCGGTGTAGGGGAATTcgatggtggaggaggaggaggaggaagaattGGATTTCTCTCACTGTGAGGATTCGATATGTCCGGGTTTGAGGGAGTGATAGAAACAGAGTATCCAAGTGAAGGTGGTGGTGGATTTGCCATTGAAATTCAAAGCTATCTTTATTGAAAACTGAGCAATAAAAAGGACACAGAATCAAGAACCAGACTTTATGGCAAACCACAAACAATTCAATCCCAAACAGAGTCCTAGAAAGAAGATACAAAGGCAGTACTTTGAGCATGCAGGAAAATTCAGTGAATTGCACCAATCTCAATCTAAAGATGATAAAGAAACAAGTACAAAGCACTGATTCACATGGATCTTATTCTAGCCCCGATaaagaattaacaaaattaaattctttgATCAACTAAAACCTCAAAAACAACCTAAACCCCCAGGAATTACAAGCAACAAGAACGAATTTTGATTCATACCCAGCTGAAGAAATCCACATCAGAGTCAAGAAAACGATCAAAATCACCAAAATTTCACCTCCCCAGATCAAATTCAGGCCAAAAAAATTCTGGGTATTGAATAACACCCACTCATTTGGCCCTCAATCCCTTCACAATTGAAGCTTCCTACACAATCCCATCCAATAGAAATTAAActgaccaacaaaaaaaaaaaaatcacaactttgaaTTAAACTAATGTCAGAACAAAAAGGATCTAGGGTTAATCAATATGGGATATCACATTATTGAATGAATTAagctgaaaaaataaaatagcgTACCTGAGAGAGACAGATAATTGTGTAGGAGAGAACtggtttgaaaaaaaagaaaaacaagaactCAAAGAGACCAAACgatctttatatattttgactcttttttACGCTCAGTTCTTGACTTGTttggttttttacttttttttttttttttttgggctgtgCCTGCTATTTTCTCTCGTTGTAGATAGACAACAATACCTTGaaattgttgggttttttttttttacggttTTACTTTTTGTGATTTACTGATTTATTACCTGAATACAAATGCACTGTTGGCATGGCTGCTAGTTTTGATTGGATGATTATGATGAGGTGGGAATTTTGTGACGTGTTTAAGGAAAACAAGTGAAACGATGACGTTTATATCTattatttcattcctttttattttttatttttattttttttgagcttGTAATAGGCGAAACCAAACTAGATTTTCgaaacttttcttttcctaatcAACGAAAGTTATATATCTACCATTTTATGGATCCAAAGGTTAGCGATTGATTTTCTGATAGAGAGTTTTTAAtagaaaagcttttttttttttttttttttttggagtgtttGATAAATTACATTGATAACATGTTTTGATATTGTTATATGGTGTAAGAATTAATCAAATtgatggaaggaaaaaaaaaattcaagtgtGAGGAATAAGAAAAAGTGTTTTGTATCcctattatcaaaattaaatctAAGGTAGGGGGATTTGGGcttcaccaaaaattgatttaattcTGACAAGTGGTAGAACAGAGGACTCAACAGTCGACATTGATCGTGAGCACCATCAAGTTAGTTCTTCATTTGATTGAGTCGATTTTGGTCAAAATCGAGAGAGGCGGCGGCGAACAAAATCTCATCGGATCCAAATGGATTCAGTCTATATCTCAAAGAGATCTCGCAAGATATATCCCATATCTCGatgtgatgagagagagagagagagagagagagagagagagagagagagagagagagagagagagagagagaggacgaGAATGGCAGTTTTCAACAATATTTTGTTAGTTGGTCCGGTTTCCATCTAGTTTCAAACCTCTAACCCACCACTCGACTCATTCACATCAGTTGCTAATGTTGGTAACTCCCTGCCAACTACCTCTTTGCTCAGATTGAGTCAATTCAAATTTGGGTGGTGTCAAATTGGAAgattcaattaaattaaatcaattcaattggattgttgttattattattattattaggtgacattaagttttattttgaaaaataagtatGAGTATTTTTGTCCAttcattatttatataaaaaggtAGAGTAATGCACTAAAGAGCATTAATACAGcttgatattttttgttttagcttaAAGTTGTTCTCCAGACTTTAAATAATGATAAGAATGCtctttagtaaaaaaaaatttaaaaaaaaaatgcttttggaaaaagataacaaagatttttttttgggtaatgaaCCACATTCAGttgctaaaaaaataaagtagttGCAAGCAAAGTTTATTAGCAcacaactcatatatatatatatatatatatatatatatatgtagagacacgttttgcagcccaagcccaaagtGTAAGAGATATTAGCCCAGTGAGtctagtacaataaatttgtagagagtgagtcaAAAAACTAGTCCCTAATGAATTTAACAACGGCTAGTATGAATTTAGAAGATGATCAAGTAAGAACAAGGAACATAGAGCTGAATGAATTCACTATTCGAGGAGGTTAGTTCCAATATAAATCAATTGAACAGGTTACAAATACAActttgattgctacagtgtttttctctatGAATTTTTCGGATCCCTATCCATGGAGGACctcttatattatatagttctctttgGAAGAttttgatcctacacttgtcaaTCATTtgagccactacttgagtgcttgtcccatcagacaccctttctggctttctgtgagttgcggtaacCAAAACAGCACTGTTTAGGGgtcttttccacataaatgcggctagaAGGTTAGCTGCAgggcattcaatgcggtggtagtagctttcccttagatatttttgagttctCATCCTTCTTGTGTATATTCATGATACATGTCCCTATCATTAGAGCTTCCTGGAAGGTCCTCCTGACTATCAGGACATACATTTGAGCTGTACCTAGCATATCCAAGGAATTGTTTCTCCTCGGACCGCCCTCCCATTCGTATCTCACTTATTAGATTATAAGCTTGACCCATCCAACACCATTCATTTGATCTCGGATTACTATGCTCTCAGCCAAGGCCTAAGGCCCAATATACAATTTGGACCCTTAaccctacaatatatattatCAATACCATTTCTCTTCTCATTTTCTTCCCAATTCCACCCActctattttctttcatttcccttttcaccccaaccaaataATGGAAAATCTcatcttcctctctttttttccttctctccttTTCCATTCTCTCCCCCAATCAAACATAGCATAAGTTCTTGGAGTTTCCCCCAATTAAACATACTTGATATTTCGATCCAAGCTCTTTAGAGCAACCCCATCAGCTTGTGTAAAGTTTTGCAAAGTAGAAAAAAGTTATTCCTTATACacattttggccaaaaaaacacccacatcagtgggtgtaaaattgGGCATTTATGCATAATTGCTACAGtaaccatgcatatatgcacgaTTACTGTACCacttgcatttaatattttaatgattttttctctctctatctctctagtTGCTCTCATTCTCACCTCACTCTCATTGTCGCCGATCATCAGAGAACGCCACACCATGCATCAACAGAGAACACCacatcaaaaaatttcttccaaaatcaagtaaaacaagaaattagtATTACACAGGatttgtttggttgccgagaaaaacacagagaaaacaagaaataaagaaaattaaccaaacacaaagaaaatCAACAGATCTTTGGTTGCCAATCATCTTTCCTTCTATTTCTACTCTTTTCCATCActttctcaccaaccaaacaagaaataaagaaaattagcaACAAAAAAGGCTTGAAGGACTTGGATCTTCAGTGCTAAGAGGAGCATAAGAAGACCGATCCAAGAAGCGAAGCCATTTCGATCACCGGACCGTCGGAATTGGATGTTGATGAAAACAATGGAGCTTGCACGCTGGTGAAAACAACTGCTACTTTCCTTTGCGTGTTGGGTCTGTGAAAGAGTGTTGGATCTATGAGAGAGAGGAGCAGTaagggagagaaaaataaaaaattgtaaatgaatgaatattttattgaataaatgtgtagaatagataatctgatgtagatgttttgtaaaaataagtataaaatagaaaaagtagcttTTTTGCGCAAAATAGATGAAAATTTTGCATCTACTATTCACAGCTAATAAAGTAATAATGATGCATGAGTTAAGAATACAAGATTATTGTGATTGACTTTGGGGCAGCGACATTACACATATATAAAGAGGGAGAAATATATTGTATTTCATTTATGTAATAAGCCATATGCAACATTTATGTAATAAGCCATATACAACAGTTTGAAAAATGTATCCCTTCCATAATAGCATCCAGTATACCAATTTCTAATGCAAACTCCACAACTCTTCTAGCGGCATAAATCTCTACCTCCTCCCTATAAGAGCACTCAAATAAGCCTTAATGCAATTTTAACCAATTTGGTctaaaaatttcacttttgattttttgaCAAACTTAAATTCACATAcacatttgtttatttattttatttaaactaactTGTAATCTGTGCTTACGCATGGAAATATtgaataatagtaataattaatGAAGGTCATCCCAACTTTCTTGTTGAGTATTATTATAAATGGGTcacttaatacaaaattaaactacaattagaggctaattttaattttgattatgcCTTGACTTTCATATATCACCGATTTTCTCATATATTGTGCTTTGATCTCAATTTTTTAGGGATAGTTGCTAATTCAAGTGGTgcattggaaaattttttatacGTGTCACTTCAATCAACCTACCAACAAAATAAGAACATAAACAACAAATTAGTATCAGTTGTAACTAAATCATGGAGCTTTAGTAATTGTCTCTAAAGCACGAAAACCTTTTACAATTACATGCTGTAGTTATTGGGTCGTAGGCATTGTATTTGTGAAACTTGAAACTCTTTCAGGCATGACCTTTGTTTTGTGCTAGCAATTCCATATCAATGGTTTGTTTTACTCATTTGCAATAGCATTTGAACCAGGTTGCTGCATGACCTGGAAATGTTTGAGTTGTTGTATGTTTTGGGTTCAAACAACATGAACTATAGTGATAATCCTACTAATAATCGGTTATTGATTTCTTCCATTGGGGTCCTATTATTTGAGGAGGGATGATTCAGAATGATTTTGCAATTGTCCGAATCAATATTATTGGCTATGTTAAAACTAatgcaagaaaaaataaataaggtgCTAAGATTCATTGAAATGGATACAATAAGCCAAAAAAGGACATTCTATTTTAGAATTAGGCAAATGTAGATTTTTGAATCAAATCAATTGTCCACATAATGCAATGGATATTATGCATACATAAGTAAAATAAAGGGTGAGGTTTGAGTCCAGTGCCCACTGGACTCGTTGAGATTATGACACGTGATTATTTTTGAACACAAGTCTCCATCTCAACAGGTCCAGTGCATTGGATGCATTGGACCTAAGCCTCATCCTTGTTATACTAAGCTCTGATATGCACTGGACCTAAGTCTCATCCTTGTTATACTAAGCTTTGAGGTTTGAATTGATACTTTAAGAGataaagaaaacctaaaaaactTCAATATGTTAGAGCTccatttaatttaaattgtCAACTCCATCTTTAGTGGGTTTGGTTTGcctctaatatttttttaattggatatatccttttattttaaatacataatgGCATGTGGTAGTGAGTTTTAGtttctacattttatttagttaatggaTGATGTaacagttttttattaaaacaaaatgagattccagttaaaaaagtactgaaaGTAAGCCAAACCCATATAACAAAATgagatttcagttaaaaaagtactgaaaGTAAGTCAAACTCGTAtaacaaaatagcaaaaaattcttgaaagaaacttataaaaaataaaaaataaaaaataacaaacaaacaaacactttTAAAGTCCTTACGTCACAAAAATCTTATAGTCAAGCATTTGACAAACATCTTGCAGGCAATTTTTTAAGAGGTAAAATTAAAGGTCAATGCTAAGAAAAAAGATTTGACCACAGTCTGGCATTCATGTTTAGAGACTCCATTCTGAAAACTCTCAAGGAATGAATAGAGACAGCATAAGACTGAAATACAGAAAAGAATTAAGAGCTGTGGAATTGAATGTTGTTTTGAAGGGAATTGAGTGGGTACCTCTTGCGATCATCTTCATCACCATCGTCTAAGTCATTCTAAATCTATAgtctatatttttcttataatagaTTAATTTAGCATCCAGAGAATCATTTTTGGGGAACCATGTTTATTAGCGACAGAACAAATATATCCTTTTATAATACCCACTACTGCCAATTATATATCTCACTCGTTTTCATAAACATTCTTTCAAATATATTGAATGCAGAATGGAAATCAATCCCTAACAAAGTTTAAATCTTTTTGCCACGTAATTGATATATATGACTTGAAACGGTCAACATAtattgaacaaaataaataggTTGGATATCAACAAAGATATAAACATTGCCAATCTTGATGAACCAATATCTTTTGCATTGGTCCAAGAACAAACGCATTAGTTTCAATAATTGTTCCAGAGTGAATgatgtaaaaaattaaagagtgaGAAcgtattgaaaaattaaaaattgaaaataaaggtACAAAGGCAGGtaacctagcaaaaaaaaaaaaaaaaaaaaaaaatgaagaagaagaaa
This region includes:
- the LOC126708894 gene encoding protein transport protein SEC23; this translates as MANPPPPSLGYSVSITPSNPDISNPHSERNPILPPPPPPPSNSPTPPRFPPPKLQQDQIPSSSIKSPNVPSPSNGVKMGSPIPHLSTPPGPPVFTSPVRPAAVPFRSSPASPQPVAFSSASSLPTSSPPQFSNGSVELQQQVSDDTLDLTPAGASAYVLFSAHKVLKQKKLANVPSLGFGALVSPGREISSGPQVIQHDPHRCQSCGAYVNFYCKILIGSGQWQCVICHELNGSQGEYIAPNKELLRTFPELSSPMVDYIQTSNNRPGFIPVSDSRMSAPIVLVIDECLDEPHLQHLQSSLHAFVDSLHPSTKLGIVSYGRTVSVYDFSEESVASADVLPGDKSPTQEQLKALIYGSGIYLSQMHASLPVAHAVFSSMRPYKLNFPEASRDRCLGTAVEVALAIIQGPSAELSRGVVKRSGGNSRIIVCAGGPNTYGPGSVPHSFSHPNYPHMEKMALKWMEQLGQEAHRHNTVVDILCAGTCPVRVPVLQPLAKASGGVLVLHDDFGEAFGVNLQRASSRAVGSHGLLEIRCSDDILITQVVGPGEEAHLDTHETYTNDSSLYIQMLSVEETQSFSVSMETKRDIKRDYVFFQFAVQFSNMFQADISRVITVRLPTVDSVSAYLESVQDEVAAVLIAKRTLLRAKNSSDAVDMRTTIDERVKDIALKFGSQIPKSKLYRFPKELSLLPELLFHLRRGPLLGSIIGHEDERSVLRYLFLNASFDLSLRMVAPRCLMHREKGTFEELPAHDLAMQSDAAVVLDHGTDVFIWLGAELAADEGRSASALAACRTLAEEITELRFPAPRILAFKEGSSQARYFVSRLIPAHKDPPYEQEARFPQLRSLTTEQRMKLKSNFLHFDDPSFCEWMRSLKSVPPEPS